A genomic window from Pseudanabaena yagii GIHE-NHR1 includes:
- a CDS encoding Uma2 family endonuclease: MQTTQTPIKTTASPPPNIASTPINIPDHKQLPESDGTFVKNFQEHPQSIVLTSSITPVLEKLHPDGRYCIGQDSGIYWRLIEPPEKGAEAPDWFYVPNVSPLLDGEYRRSYVLWKEFVAPLIAIEFVSGNGDEERDTTPPSETDKAGKFWVYEQAIRIPFYAIFDTWRDSLEVYHLVDGRYIKVQPNDRGHFAIAPMGVELGLKLENGVSWLRWWDESGNLLLTGDERAAQAEAIADQQRTIADQERQQKEKLANYLRSIGVDPDAI, from the coding sequence ATGCAAACCACACAAACACCCATTAAAACTACCGCCTCACCACCACCCAATATTGCCTCCACACCCATCAATATTCCCGATCATAAGCAACTGCCAGAATCAGACGGAACCTTTGTGAAAAATTTTCAGGAACACCCACAAAGTATTGTTTTAACTAGCTCCATCACTCCAGTCCTAGAAAAATTACATCCCGATGGACGTTACTGCATTGGTCAAGACAGTGGCATTTACTGGCGACTAATAGAACCACCCGAAAAAGGAGCTGAAGCCCCCGACTGGTTTTATGTTCCTAATGTATCGCCACTGCTTGATGGTGAATATCGGCGTTCCTATGTTTTGTGGAAAGAGTTTGTTGCACCCTTAATTGCAATTGAATTTGTATCTGGTAATGGGGATGAAGAAAGAGACACAACGCCGCCCAGTGAAACCGACAAAGCAGGAAAATTCTGGGTTTATGAGCAGGCAATTCGCATTCCTTTTTATGCCATTTTTGATACATGGCGAGACAGTCTTGAAGTCTATCACTTAGTTGATGGACGCTATATCAAAGTACAGCCCAATGATCGCGGACATTTTGCGATCGCGCCGATGGGCGTGGAACTTGGGCTGAAATTAGAGAATGGTGTATCTTGGTTGCGCTGGTGGGATGAGTCGGGGAATTTGTTGTTAACTGGTGATGAACGCGCAGCACAAGCTGAGGCGATCGCTGATCAACAACGGACGATCGCCGATCAAGAGCGGCAACAAAAAGAAAAATTAGCAAATTATTTAAGGTCGATCGGCGTTGATCCTGATGCGATTTAA
- a CDS encoding Uma2 family endonuclease: MNFQTLDLSPVITLTREEFIKLCAANPEMKLERTAKGELVVMSPTGGETGSFNSDLNGELYIWNHSCKQGKTFDSSTGFSLPKGSDRSPDAAWISLAKWESLTPEQRKGFLLNFVLDVSSIFGWG, from the coding sequence ATGAACTTTCAAACCCTCGATCTCAGCCCAGTAATTACGCTGACTCGCGAAGAGTTTATCAAGCTTTGTGCGGCAAATCCTGAAATGAAACTAGAGCGTACAGCTAAAGGAGAATTGGTCGTTATGTCCCCGACGGGTGGTGAAACTGGTAGTTTTAACTCTGACCTCAACGGTGAACTGTATATATGGAATCACTCATGTAAACAAGGTAAAACCTTTGATTCATCGACTGGTTTTAGTTTGCCGAAGGGTAGCGATCGCTCACCTGATGCGGCATGGATTTCTTTAGCAAAATGGGAATCTCTTACTCCTGAGCAGCGCAAAGGCTTTTTACTCAATTTTGTTTTAGATGTTAGTAGCATATTTGGCTGGGGCTAG